In the genome of Telluria beijingensis, one region contains:
- a CDS encoding T6SS effector phospholipase Tle3 domain-containing protein, with protein sequence MSGKNYPKPEYTLKRTSAVLQPGRTRDKVIEVPREQPCNIIVVHGVNDVGTGYCEVEEGLCAGLQDRLLRRFKPAAYKMPGADDKKVALEDPDAVFFKRSVATDTDSPVIPFYWGYREIKDASKTVNGQKTDRNGNRLDKDLSKGGGPFGNATSSLPDMWNRGVYAPHDPVGDPLRPVKTGPGRMYMVLAARRLAALVTMIRQYEPEDTVNIVAHSQGCLLSLLAQALLMEMGERTADTLVLTHPPYSLDEEMGLLMKGLTHFQGDKDQAMNDFYALIEGRQSIDARLQTLINIVSGVAKCKASEPVFGRISEGDSGGMVHGHWKPDGDRDNRGKVYLYFCPEDMTVALDNMRGIGWQGVPDSVTDTRQRTTAMAGVMASKASHGAPSALLHATRNALGDLGPMFGQRVFTAKHRTAPGAGTPGPVLVGRPPHDFTLRLRGEDDHAHVAASGRDMRESLPMVRTPGIQGNASGAERYGIRRINGEALKTPFQADLRGGQIDGDKIPASSRQGGLKPEEWGPCDEVDPIDAAIAITSGAGLQVRREVLPASMSEAASSRRIGPVVGDDLKKLEDAYNRLKKVDANKPDDMYRILAGRRHNDQSVVADVQESPNAARVRWQHEYSPKSFHSAIFASRKNHRHVTAYDLSIGSGKAVSDPLFRDYLCAVADWRLQILNSETRPRSGILTWNAFLSLFSSYYANEPDWRKQLIHGNARYYSEGVLPSGLPLLTGKLWDIVISETTSGKRVSATVVKGKS encoded by the coding sequence ATGTCCGGAAAAAACTATCCGAAACCTGAATACACCCTCAAGCGCACGAGCGCGGTGTTGCAACCGGGCCGTACCCGCGACAAGGTGATCGAGGTGCCGCGCGAACAGCCTTGCAACATCATCGTGGTGCATGGCGTGAACGACGTGGGCACCGGCTACTGCGAAGTCGAGGAAGGATTGTGCGCAGGGTTGCAAGACCGGCTGCTGCGCCGGTTCAAGCCCGCCGCCTACAAGATGCCCGGCGCGGACGACAAGAAGGTCGCACTGGAAGATCCCGATGCGGTGTTCTTCAAACGCAGCGTGGCGACCGATACCGACAGCCCCGTGATTCCATTCTACTGGGGCTATCGCGAAATCAAGGATGCGTCCAAGACCGTGAATGGTCAGAAGACCGACCGCAACGGTAATCGTCTCGACAAGGACTTGTCCAAGGGCGGCGGGCCGTTCGGCAATGCCACCAGCAGCCTGCCCGATATGTGGAACCGCGGTGTGTACGCCCCACACGATCCGGTCGGCGATCCACTCAGGCCCGTCAAGACGGGACCGGGGCGCATGTACATGGTCCTGGCCGCGCGCCGCCTGGCGGCGCTGGTGACGATGATCCGGCAATACGAGCCAGAGGACACCGTCAACATCGTCGCGCACAGCCAGGGTTGCCTGCTGAGCCTGCTCGCCCAGGCACTCCTGATGGAGATGGGCGAGCGCACCGCCGATACGCTCGTCCTCACTCATCCTCCGTACAGCCTCGATGAGGAAATGGGCCTGCTGATGAAAGGACTGACCCACTTCCAGGGTGACAAGGACCAGGCGATGAACGACTTCTACGCCCTGATAGAAGGCCGGCAAAGCATCGATGCACGGTTGCAGACGTTGATCAACATCGTCAGCGGCGTGGCGAAGTGCAAGGCGTCAGAACCGGTGTTTGGCCGAATCAGCGAGGGCGACAGTGGAGGCATGGTCCACGGCCACTGGAAGCCTGACGGCGATCGTGATAACCGCGGCAAGGTCTACCTGTATTTCTGCCCGGAAGACATGACCGTGGCACTCGACAATATGCGGGGTATCGGCTGGCAGGGCGTGCCCGATTCGGTCACCGATACCCGCCAGCGAACCACGGCAATGGCTGGGGTAATGGCGAGCAAGGCGAGTCATGGCGCTCCCAGTGCGCTGTTGCACGCAACGCGCAATGCGCTGGGCGATCTTGGACCGATGTTCGGCCAACGGGTGTTCACTGCCAAACACCGGACCGCGCCTGGGGCTGGCACGCCTGGTCCGGTGCTGGTCGGACGGCCACCCCACGATTTCACTCTGCGCCTTCGGGGAGAGGACGATCACGCACATGTCGCCGCCAGTGGCCGCGACATGCGCGAATCGCTGCCGATGGTGCGCACGCCTGGCATCCAGGGCAATGCATCCGGGGCGGAACGCTATGGGATCAGGAGGATCAATGGCGAGGCGCTCAAGACGCCTTTTCAGGCAGATCTGCGCGGAGGACAAATCGACGGCGACAAGATTCCGGCCAGTTCCAGGCAGGGAGGCCTCAAGCCGGAGGAATGGGGGCCGTGCGACGAAGTCGATCCCATTGATGCCGCGATCGCCATTACCAGTGGCGCCGGCTTGCAGGTCAGGCGCGAGGTGCTGCCAGCGTCTATGAGCGAAGCGGCAAGCAGCCGCCGCATCGGTCCGGTGGTTGGCGACGATCTGAAGAAATTGGAAGACGCATATAACCGGCTGAAGAAAGTCGATGCCAACAAGCCTGACGATATGTACCGGATTCTTGCGGGCAGACGCCACAATGATCAGTCCGTTGTGGCTGACGTGCAGGAAAGTCCCAATGCGGCAAGGGTGCGCTGGCAGCATGAATACAGCCCGAAGTCTTTTCATAGCGCGATCTTTGCCAGCCGCAAGAATCATCGGCATGTGACGGCTTATGACCTGTCGATTGGGAGTGGAAAGGCCGTGAGTGATCCCCTGTTTCGTGACTACTTGTGCGCGGTAGCAGACTGGCGGCTCCAAATACTGAATTCGGAAACCCGCCCTCGTTCCGGCATATTGACCTGGAACGCCTTTCTCAGTCTTTTCAGTTCGTACTATGCAAACGAACCTGATTGGCGCAAGCAGCTTATTCATGGTAATGCGAGGTATTACAGTGAAGGAGTGCTCCCATCCGGACTTCCTCTGCTAACCGGGAAACTCTGGGACATCGTCATCTCGGAAACAACATCGGGCAAGCGTGTCTCGGCGACCGTCGTGAAAGGGAAGTCATGA
- a CDS encoding type VI lipase adapter Tla3 domain-containing protein, translated as MIEIEDCKSRPPKKWKYILGAFITFPFLFLLWIFFDFRVLRPELANIDVGTTMDKVRWFGIPILFVTILFGGKWLIDAYDAHERKGKWKIKVQLLEEQDARERISEQSRREYVLEVLRVGITVEKYRQGKLWHALQQGEPHSSIREPDPKKYPWTDLDKMGQTGDRSCDALENGADASPMFWGVPSMYAGGPIDNPKYKPSDVSPKAGLAASADGTGMAWHLFAIGPWALSERPDQLLEQAFTFFDAYPDLPYLVLMSTESDAERDDRQLPDMDRRVQTGHYIPEYSDASAVLILARRERVEPLRPYVWDDPDNDYLQENLRRMYIRLEKTVPMRKELKDEFPGMSRQPTVAEWLPAAAEFAKRPVFEKEDGTLLDSFKRWKNHPPKDWKPTPWFPLPWNRNQMDTFDRLPSLGFVHRPVFVKFEDEQGQPITRRDARQKILEAGWQQALLTLPAARRTKGPARIIAAFNNNTEQRIALEGMLHSYAAQGGPEIDSGKTSQFINTDSRMGNTGAATFFVQMAVGVMGSYIDGGPSAAINLRDPTGASIVFISPPSDENRQKQGANVFRHMVEPSIDPKNYEPPTVAAVMGMQAETSDTAN; from the coding sequence ATGATCGAAATTGAGGATTGCAAGAGCAGACCACCCAAGAAATGGAAATACATTCTGGGCGCATTTATCACATTCCCATTTCTATTCCTTCTTTGGATTTTTTTTGATTTCCGGGTACTGCGTCCGGAACTTGCCAACATTGACGTGGGGACGACGATGGATAAAGTACGCTGGTTCGGCATTCCGATCCTGTTTGTAACGATCCTGTTCGGTGGCAAGTGGTTGATAGACGCTTACGATGCACATGAGCGAAAGGGTAAATGGAAAATTAAGGTCCAATTACTTGAGGAGCAAGATGCACGCGAGAGGATATCCGAGCAATCCAGACGCGAATATGTACTTGAAGTGCTACGCGTGGGAATAACGGTTGAGAAATACCGTCAAGGAAAATTATGGCACGCACTACAGCAAGGTGAGCCTCACAGCAGTATTCGCGAGCCTGACCCCAAAAAATACCCATGGACCGATCTCGATAAAATGGGCCAGACAGGTGACCGTTCCTGCGACGCGCTTGAGAACGGCGCCGACGCATCGCCCATGTTCTGGGGTGTGCCTTCCATGTATGCCGGCGGACCGATTGACAATCCCAAGTACAAGCCAAGCGACGTTTCGCCCAAGGCTGGACTCGCCGCTAGCGCCGACGGAACCGGCATGGCCTGGCATTTGTTCGCCATCGGCCCGTGGGCCCTTTCGGAGCGCCCAGATCAATTGCTGGAACAAGCATTCACATTCTTCGATGCGTATCCTGACCTCCCCTATCTCGTGCTGATGAGCACCGAAAGTGATGCAGAGCGGGATGACAGGCAGTTGCCCGATATGGACCGCCGCGTCCAAACTGGTCACTACATTCCGGAATACTCCGATGCCAGTGCGGTCCTCATTCTTGCCCGCAGAGAGCGAGTAGAACCGCTTCGCCCCTATGTCTGGGACGACCCGGACAACGACTACCTGCAGGAAAACCTACGGCGCATGTACATCCGGCTTGAAAAGACAGTTCCAATGCGCAAAGAGCTGAAAGACGAATTCCCTGGAATGAGCCGGCAACCCACCGTTGCCGAATGGCTCCCCGCCGCCGCCGAATTCGCCAAGCGCCCCGTCTTCGAGAAAGAAGACGGCACGTTGCTCGACTCCTTCAAACGCTGGAAAAACCATCCGCCGAAGGACTGGAAACCGACCCCCTGGTTCCCGCTTCCCTGGAACCGCAACCAGATGGACACCTTCGACCGGCTCCCTTCGCTGGGATTCGTGCACCGTCCCGTCTTCGTCAAATTCGAGGATGAGCAAGGGCAGCCAATCACACGCCGCGATGCGCGCCAGAAAATCCTCGAAGCAGGCTGGCAGCAAGCGCTGCTGACCTTGCCGGCAGCACGTCGGACGAAAGGCCCGGCCCGCATCATCGCCGCCTTCAACAACAACACCGAGCAACGCATCGCGCTGGAAGGCATGCTGCACAGCTATGCAGCCCAAGGCGGCCCCGAGATCGACAGCGGCAAGACTTCACAATTCATCAATACCGACAGCCGCATGGGCAACACCGGCGCAGCAACCTTCTTCGTACAGATGGCGGTCGGCGTCATGGGCAGCTATATCGACGGTGGACCGTCGGCCGCCATCAACCTGCGCGACCCGACTGGCGCCAGCATCGTCTTCATCAGCCCACCGAGCGACGAGAACCGCCAGAAGCAAGGCGCGAATGTATTCAGGCACATGGTTGAACCGTCGATCGACCCGAAAAACTATGAGCCGCCGACCGTCGCGGCAGTCATGGGCATGCAAGCGGAGACGAGCGATACGGCAAACTAA
- a CDS encoding PAAR domain-containing protein: protein MRNIVRLGDATSHGGKVISASARHLKVGGIAVACVGDTCSCPIPGHNGCKIATGSDHHKVDGKAVAFHGDKTSCGASLIASAANCKTP from the coding sequence ATGCGCAATATCGTCAGGCTCGGGGACGCCACGTCCCATGGCGGAAAAGTCATCAGTGCCAGTGCACGCCACCTCAAGGTCGGCGGCATTGCGGTCGCCTGCGTCGGTGACACCTGCAGTTGCCCGATCCCCGGCCACAACGGCTGCAAGATCGCCACCGGCTCCGATCATCACAAAGTCGATGGCAAGGCGGTCGCCTTCCATGGCGACAAGACCAGCTGCGGCGCGTCCCTGATCGCCAGCGCCGCGAACTGCAAGACGCCTTAG
- the motD gene encoding flagellar motor protein MotD, which produces MARKRYDDDVPQEHHERWLISYADLITLLFAFFVVMYAISIVNEGKYQVLSDALGDAFGGRGAATQVNTNVEPVLPLSHIINRKRNEAARREQERMGVMARDLSATLLPLVKSGQVRVTQNARGISVEINASVLFEQGQAVLDPEAREVLGAVAGLLKEDTHRIEVEGHTDDVPIASTIYPSNWELSTARAASVVRLFIDNGLQPPRLSAIGFADTRPVAPNTDVEGQTRNRRVAVTILAALPETGGNILP; this is translated from the coding sequence TCCTACGCCGACCTGATCACGCTGCTGTTCGCCTTCTTCGTGGTGATGTATGCGATCTCCATCGTCAACGAAGGTAAATACCAGGTGCTGTCCGACGCCCTGGGCGACGCCTTCGGCGGGCGCGGGGCGGCCACGCAAGTGAACACCAATGTGGAACCGGTGCTGCCGCTGTCGCACATCATCAACCGCAAGCGCAACGAGGCCGCGCGCCGCGAGCAGGAGCGAATGGGCGTGATGGCGCGCGACCTGTCGGCGACCCTGCTGCCGCTGGTGAAGTCGGGCCAGGTGCGGGTGACGCAGAATGCGCGCGGCATCAGCGTCGAGATCAATGCCAGCGTGCTGTTCGAGCAGGGCCAGGCCGTGCTCGATCCGGAAGCGCGCGAGGTGCTGGGCGCGGTGGCGGGCCTGCTGAAAGAAGATACCCACCGCATCGAGGTCGAGGGGCATACCGACGACGTGCCGATCGCCAGCACGATCTATCCATCGAACTGGGAACTGTCGACGGCGCGCGCGGCCAGCGTGGTGCGGCTGTTCATCGACAACGGCCTGCAGCCGCCGCGGCTGTCGGCGATCGGCTTCGCCGATACGCGGCCGGTGGCGCCGAACACCGATGTGGAAGGGCAGACGCGCAACCGGCGGGTGGCGGTGACGATCCTGGCGGCCCTGCCTGAAACAGGCGGTAACATACTGCCCTGA